The genomic stretch CGAAAAGCCCCTGTAGGACACAAGGCCGTCCACGTAGCGTGGATTCCAATTGGGCTCGGTCGGAACAAACGGGAGCGGGACCCCCTTCAGCGTCCATGACGATCGCTCCGGCCAGTTGATGCCGTCGCGGCGGCGTCGATGCGCGGGTCGTGCGTGGCCGCAAGCAGTGACGCCTCGGCGCCTTTCGACGTTCCGACATAGATGATGCGCCGGCATCCCAGTCCGACAAGATGGTCGGTCGCGGCGAAAAACGTCTCGAGCGGGATTTCGCAGATGCCGGGAACCTGGCCTTCGCCGCCGAACCACCGCAGCGCCAGCGCGGACACGCCCTCCCCGGCAAAAAGACCTGCGCGGGCGACGTCGACGCGGCCGCTGGATCCGCTCAGCACCACCACGCCCGTTTTGGCGTCAGCGCATCGCAGCAGCGTTCCGGCAACGCCGCCGGACAGGATTTCTTCGGTGACTGCTCGTTCGCCCATCTGCTTGGTCAGCCTGATGCCGTCATGGCACCGGCGCACAATAGCAAAACGGCGGGCACTGGCCCGCCGTTTCGTCGATGCGATGAAGCGATATTATTCGGCGCTGGCGGCTTCCGCCTCGGCGGGAGCTGCGGCAGCGGCCGCAACGGCGGCGGCTGCGTCTTCCTGCGCCTTCTTCAGCAGGGCGGCGCGTTCCTGCGCCTTCTTGCCCGGCTCGGCCTTCTTCGGGTTGGAGCGGGCGTCGCGCTTGGCGAGGCCGGCCTCGTCGAGGAAGCGCAGCACGCGGTCGGTCGGCTGGGCGCCATGCGACAGCCAATGCTTGACGCGGTCGGCGTCGACCTTGACGCGCTCGCCGTCCTTCGGCAGCAGCGGGTTCCACGAGCCGAGCGACTCGATGAACCGGCCGTCGCGCGGCGAACGGGCGTCGGCGACGACGACGTGGTAGTAAGGACGCTTCTTCGAGCCCGCACGGGCCAGTCTGATCTTCAGTGCCATTTCTATCTCCTAAAAGCTCTGATTTCGTTTGATTGCGTTGAGGCTGGTTGGTTCAGCCGGTTTTCGTCACGCCGTTGGCAGCGGCAATCTGTTCGTGGTGCCGGATCACTTCGCGGACGACGAAGTTGAGGAATTTTTCCGCGAAATCGGGGTCGAGATGCGCGTCCTTGGCCAGCTGGCGAAGACGGGCGATCTGCTGCTGCTCGCGCGCCGGGTCGGCCGGCGGCAGGCCATGTTCGGCCTTGAGCACGCCCACTGCCTTGGTGCAGCGGAAGCGCTCGGCCAACATATGGATAAGGGCGGCGTCGATGTTGTCGATCGAGGCGCGGTAGCCAGCCAGGATGGTGCGGGCGTCGGCCATGTCCTTTTCTTCATTCATGCATATTCTCACTTCTTCTTGCCGAGGCCGGGCAGTCCGCCGCCACCCAGGCCGGGAAGCCCCGGAAGTTTCATGCCGCCGGGCAGGCCAGGCAGGCCACCGCCACCGGGAAGTCCGCCTGGCAGACCCTTCATGCCGCCCAGGCCGGCTGCCTGCGCCTGCTTCTGCAAGGCTTCGAGCTGCTTGGGATCCATCTTGGAGAGATCGGGCATGCCGCCCATCCCCCCCATCCCGCCAGGCATCATGCCGCCGAGGCCCATCTTGGAGGCAAGGCCGCCCATCATGCCGCGCATCAGGCCGCCGCCTTTGCCCTTGCCGCCCATCGCCTTCATCATGTCGGCCATGCCGCGATGCATCTTGAGCAGCTTGTTGATCTCGGCGGCGTCGGTGCCGGAGCCGGCGGCTATACGCTTCTTGCGGGAATGCTTGAGAATATCGGGATTGGCGCGCTCGGCCTTGGTCATCGAGGAGATGATGGCGAGCTGGCGGCCGAACATCTTGTCGTCGAGGCCG from Mesorhizobium sp. 113-3-3 encodes the following:
- the rpsP gene encoding 30S ribosomal protein S16, with translation MALKIRLARAGSKKRPYYHVVVADARSPRDGRFIESLGSWNPLLPKDGERVKVDADRVKHWLSHGAQPTDRVLRFLDEAGLAKRDARSNPKKAEPGKKAQERAALLKKAQEDAAAAVAAAAAAPAEAEAASAE
- a CDS encoding chorismate mutase — encoded protein: MNEEKDMADARTILAGYRASIDNIDAALIHMLAERFRCTKAVGVLKAEHGLPPADPAREQQQIARLRQLAKDAHLDPDFAEKFLNFVVREVIRHHEQIAAANGVTKTG